Proteins found in one Zea mays cultivar B73 chromosome 1, Zm-B73-REFERENCE-NAM-5.0, whole genome shotgun sequence genomic segment:
- the LOC103643437 gene encoding uncharacterized protein → MASASRWAWMAEVAGEELAKLEAAHPGRFGPLKAELERFVADPALDEAAFPLVSPRADAADTTPAASFHSAAPSRTVPVCTQESSTRKRKPRGSVREREEGKRRRRASTPPGGTKDRALMAIERAQRCLERIRAVKQSLLAAWIH, encoded by the exons ATGGCGTCGGCGAGCCGCTGGGCGTGGATggcggaggtggcgggggaggagCTGGCGAAGCTGGAGGCGGCGCACCCGGGCCGCTTCGGCCCGCTCAAGGCCGAGCTCGAGCGCTTCGTCGCCGACCCCGCCTTGGACGAGGCCGCGTTCCCGCTCGTCTCACCCCGCGCCGACGCCGCTGATACCACTCCGGCCGCCTCGTTCCATTCCGCTGCTCCTTCGCGCACGGTGCCCGTGTGCACCCAAG AGTCGTCGACCCGGAAGAGAAAGCCGCGCGGCAGCgtgcgggagcgggaggaggggAAGCGGAGACGGCGGGCGAGCACGCCGCCGGGAGGGACGAAGGACAGGGCACTCATGGCCATCGAGCGCGCCCAGCGATGCCTAGAGAGGATCCGCGCCGTCAAACAGAGTTTGCTTGCCGCCTGGATCCACTGA